Below is a genomic region from Marinobacter salarius.
CGCTGAGGCGATCCAAATCCACGTACCAGCGGCGTCGAATCAGTTTTAGTGTTCACGATTTTCACCAGCTTGTTCAGCGAATTGAAACCATGGCTAAGGCCGGCGCCGAGATCAAACCGGAGGATTTTTATCCTGAGGTGAACAAGCACCGTGGTAAATCGCGCGATCTTCCGATGAATGACGCAGCACTGAGAACTGCTATAGAAAATTACCTTGCGATCCGTCTGGCAGCAGATCCTTCGGTGAAAAAGACTGATCATCTATTCCTGACTCAAAAAGGAGGCCCTTACTCTCCCAACACTCTCCAGGAACACTTAGCTCTGATGCAGAGGCATTGGGCAGGTATTGAGCGAGCGAGCTCCCACAGTGGCCGGCGGACGTTAATGACAAATATCATTCATGACCAAAAGAAGTCAGTGAAAGTTGCGCAAAAAATCGCTGGCCATGTTTCACCTTCAACGACGCTCATTTATGAAGAACCTCCTGAGGAGTCCATTAAGGAAGCGTTGCAGGATGCCGGGTACAAATATGTTGGTTAGTCCAGCAACT
It encodes:
- a CDS encoding tyrosine-type recombinase/integrase; protein product: MSKTGQARVLTPEQFGHLLSVIREHRYPEKNTALVQISFKLGLRVQEIALLQIKDVAELGPDTSGQCSFKLREILALPAAYTKGADALRRSKSTYQRRRISFSVHDFHQLVQRIETMAKAGAEIKPEDFYPEVNKHRGKSRDLPMNDAALRTAIENYLAIRLAADPSVKKTDHLFLTQKGGPYSPNTLQEHLALMQRHWAGIERASSHSGRRTLMTNIIHDQKKSVKVAQKIAGHVSPSTTLIYEEPPEESIKEALQDAGYKYVG